In Bacteriovorax stolpii, a single genomic region encodes these proteins:
- a CDS encoding glycosyltransferase family 2 protein yields the protein MENNLVSIITPAYGTERFIAETIESVIAQTYPHWELLIADDCSPDNLASVVKSYAEKDPRVKYLRMEKNGGPANARNLSLKNAKGKYIAFLDSDDLWHPEKLEKQISFMQKNDYAFTYTSYQRIKMEGEKYPFINHVPEKITYSGLLKNTVISTLTVILDKSKINNIQMTPGWGYDDYVLWLEILKTGIDAHGLNENLALYRVMEQSVSSNKPRALKWVWHIYRKQQKINPVMSLFYITNFSLNAFIKRVEFNK from the coding sequence ATGGAAAATAATTTAGTCTCGATCATTACACCGGCCTACGGTACTGAACGTTTCATTGCAGAAACAATTGAATCTGTCATCGCGCAAACTTACCCTCATTGGGAGCTTTTAATTGCTGATGACTGCTCACCTGACAATCTCGCGTCGGTTGTAAAAAGCTACGCTGAAAAAGATCCGCGTGTAAAATACCTGCGCATGGAAAAGAACGGTGGTCCGGCCAATGCTCGTAACTTGTCTTTAAAAAATGCAAAGGGAAAATATATTGCTTTCCTTGATAGTGATGATCTTTGGCATCCTGAGAAATTAGAAAAACAAATTTCTTTCATGCAGAAGAATGATTACGCCTTCACTTATACCTCGTACCAGAGAATAAAAATGGAAGGGGAAAAGTATCCTTTCATCAATCATGTACCTGAAAAGATTACTTACTCGGGACTGCTGAAGAACACAGTTATCTCAACACTTACGGTAATCCTAGATAAATCTAAAATTAATAATATTCAAATGACTCCAGGCTGGGGATATGACGATTATGTTCTATGGCTGGAAATTTTAAAAACCGGAATTGATGCTCATGGCCTGAATGAAAATCTGGCCCTGTATCGTGTGATGGAGCAGTCTGTTTCAAGTAATAAGCCTAGGGCCTTAAAATGGGTATGGCATATTTATCGTAAGCAACAAAAGATCAATCCAGTAATGTCACTATTCTACATTACAAATTTTTCACTAAATGCGTTTATAAAAAGAGTTGAATTTAATAAATGA
- a CDS encoding Wzz/FepE/Etk N-terminal domain-containing protein: MINPRNEITLNELLSIIQQRWKIIFLAPVVISFMVFAITLAIKPQWRGGVFIQIGQTGPESSIETMGLTIVRINNPSFKDSILDASEAAILAKVQNLDNNIINLQVTSTDKNAVKSIAMKAFEKIQLHHASVAEATLAINKNELVKTDEELAELANEIQKYTRGVKTLNTETILKDLLANKSKLTDKRNVLVAGFSPKYSFSTRTVGEAYLLEESVFPRTKLAVVMAAILSLGATMIVVIFNYLVTRNKNA, translated from the coding sequence ATGATAAATCCTAGAAATGAAATTACCCTGAATGAACTACTTTCTATAATTCAACAGCGATGGAAAATTATTTTTCTTGCGCCTGTTGTTATTTCCTTTATGGTATTCGCCATAACTCTAGCTATTAAACCTCAATGGAGAGGTGGAGTTTTTATTCAAATTGGGCAAACAGGTCCAGAATCCAGTATCGAAACAATGGGTCTGACAATCGTTCGCATTAATAATCCTTCATTTAAAGACTCCATTCTTGATGCGTCAGAGGCAGCGATATTGGCTAAAGTTCAAAATTTAGACAATAACATTATTAATCTTCAAGTCACTTCTACTGATAAAAATGCAGTCAAGAGTATAGCGATGAAGGCCTTTGAAAAGATTCAGCTTCATCATGCATCTGTTGCTGAAGCAACACTTGCTATTAATAAAAATGAACTTGTTAAAACTGATGAAGAGTTAGCGGAATTGGCAAATGAAATTCAAAAATACACACGCGGTGTAAAAACGCTTAATACGGAAACAATCCTAAAAGATCTTTTGGCCAATAAGTCTAAACTTACTGATAAGAGAAATGTGTTAGTGGCGGGTTTTTCACCCAAGTACTCATTTTCAACTCGAACAGTTGGTGAGGCTTACCTGTTAGAAGAAAGTGTATTTCCAAGGACAAAACTGGCAGTCGTTATGGCAGCTATTTTGAGTTTAGGGGCGACGATGATTGTTGTTATTTTCAATTATCTGGTAACAAGAAATAAGAATGCTTAA
- a CDS encoding sugar transferase, which produces MKRLFDVLLVLIILPFFLPILLVIWILIKLEDRGPALYWSKRVGTNNQIFLMPKFRSMKLNTPQVATHLLQNPDEFITKIGKFLRKSSLDEVPQLWSVLTGDMSFVGPRPALFNQDDLIELRTKCGVHLLRPGVTGWAQINGRDEIAIPLKVQFDEYYLKNQSLVFDIKIIFLTAFKVLKSDGVTH; this is translated from the coding sequence ATGAAAAGATTATTTGATGTTCTTCTTGTCTTGATTATACTTCCATTTTTCCTGCCAATCTTATTGGTTATCTGGATTCTGATTAAATTGGAAGACAGAGGACCTGCTCTTTATTGGTCAAAGCGTGTAGGCACCAATAATCAAATTTTCCTAATGCCTAAATTCCGCAGCATGAAACTAAACACTCCTCAGGTTGCAACACACTTATTGCAAAACCCTGATGAGTTCATTACTAAAATTGGAAAATTCCTCCGCAAATCAAGCCTGGATGAAGTTCCTCAGCTCTGGTCGGTTTTAACGGGTGACATGTCTTTCGTTGGTCCAAGACCAGCTCTATTTAACCAGGATGACCTGATTGAGTTGAGAACAAAATGTGGTGTTCATTTACTTCGCCCGGGAGTGACTGGATGGGCACAGATTAATGGTCGTGATGAAATCGCGATTCCATTAAAAGTTCAGTTTGATGAGTATTATCTTAAAAACCAATCACTGGTTTTTGATATTAAAATTATCTTTTTAACAGCCTTTAAAGTACTAAAGAGTGATGGAGTTACTCATTGA
- a CDS encoding NAD-dependent epimerase/dehydratase family protein has protein sequence MKVVLITGPNGFIGQHLVDYLKKTHADYKIKTISREAHSPDSISYQNFISNNYDSKFFDDVTDVVHLAAIAHKFGFNDQAQLDEININYPARLLEVLKTKSLEKFIFMSSVAVSLLEKGIVLDTKAYAETKKMAEAALIKTKQGSNVKLIFIRPPMVYGRNAPGNFERLVKLLKYPLPIPFGSMTFQKPAIHVLNLVSAIASMIQSQNLKSNSYAYELSDPFKIGFNQYLRKLNTATGGKSFIIPFPLGLLKFLLSIFGRKQLYEKLVLTYQVSNEKIEQDFDWPKPIDQGKMFNDLKP, from the coding sequence TTGAAAGTTGTACTGATCACTGGTCCAAATGGTTTTATCGGTCAGCACCTTGTTGATTACTTAAAAAAAACGCACGCAGACTACAAAATCAAAACAATTTCCAGAGAAGCTCATTCTCCTGATTCTATTTCTTATCAGAATTTTATTTCTAATAACTATGATTCAAAATTTTTCGATGATGTCACTGATGTTGTTCACTTGGCAGCGATCGCTCATAAGTTTGGTTTTAATGACCAGGCGCAGTTGGATGAAATTAACATTAATTACCCAGCAAGATTGCTCGAGGTTTTAAAGACTAAGTCTCTTGAAAAGTTTATTTTCATGAGTAGTGTCGCGGTCTCTCTTTTAGAGAAGGGGATTGTCCTGGACACCAAGGCTTATGCTGAAACTAAAAAAATGGCCGAAGCTGCCCTTATCAAGACGAAGCAGGGCTCAAACGTAAAGTTGATATTTATCAGGCCCCCAATGGTTTACGGGCGCAATGCGCCGGGTAATTTTGAAAGGCTGGTAAAACTATTAAAGTATCCTTTGCCAATTCCATTTGGGAGCATGACCTTCCAAAAGCCGGCCATTCATGTACTCAATTTAGTATCTGCGATTGCTTCAATGATTCAATCACAGAACTTGAAAAGTAATTCATATGCTTATGAACTCTCAGATCCATTTAAAATCGGTTTTAATCAGTATTTAAGAAAATTAAACACTGCAACAGGTGGGAAAAGTTTCATTATTCCATTCCCTCTCGGACTTTTGAAGTTTCTTCTAAGCATTTTCGGTCGCAAACAGCTCTATGAAAAACTGGTTTTAACTTATCAGGTTTCCAATGAGAAAATAGAACAAGATTTTGACTGGCCGAAGCCCATAGATCAAGGGAAGATGTTTAACGATCTTAAACCTTAG
- a CDS encoding polysaccharide biosynthesis protein: MANLFSNFSNPRVILAFLYDLVMACISFWAALYLRFDTLNIPLADNLAFNRFFFIAMFIQAGSFVLNGMYKGVWRFSSMHDLIRVVNAAAIGIAASLVVCFYMTRLDGVPRSMFLIEFLLLVIGLGGGRFVYRFLKDQTALSTVIGGADISLKNVLIVGAGRAGEKLLRDINATPALKLRVVGFLDDDKFKRNALIHNVKVFGGIEQIPNMVKNHNVDKIFIAIPSANSEDVKRIVSFCEETKAEIKILPKMNQLLSPRVDISLLRNLNIEDLLGREQVQLDMRHLSNMISGKVVLVTGAGGSIGSELCFQIAKFDPAMIVMADYCELFMYELEMKFKDEHPNIAFFPKILDVRQADKVEKVFTEYHPHLVFHAAAYKHVPMMEHNPMEAIETNIRGTKIVGEAALKYNAEKFIMISTDKAVNPTNVMGASKRIAEMVITDLSKRSTTTKFISVRFGNVLGSNGSVIPLFRKQIEERKDLTVTHPDIIRYFMSIPEACQLVLQAGSMGQGGEIFVLDMGAPVKIVDLAKEMIRLAGMIEGKDIKIVFSGLRPGEKLFEELFSDKEAYELTHHGKIRKALFRPLEDSFHVNLQSLLSLNSPEADTVVYMVKALVPEFTHFRLKKAEEEVKEAQQ, translated from the coding sequence ATGGCAAACCTATTTTCAAACTTCAGCAATCCTCGCGTAATCCTGGCCTTTCTTTACGACCTAGTCATGGCGTGTATCTCTTTTTGGGCAGCTTTATATTTGCGTTTTGATACGCTCAATATCCCTCTTGCTGACAATTTAGCTTTCAATCGTTTTTTCTTTATTGCTATGTTTATCCAGGCTGGAAGCTTTGTTTTAAATGGGATGTACAAAGGTGTTTGGCGCTTTAGTAGTATGCACGACCTGATCAGAGTCGTGAATGCTGCAGCTATTGGTATCGCAGCTTCACTTGTTGTGTGCTTTTACATGACAAGACTTGATGGTGTACCTCGCTCGATGTTCCTTATTGAATTTCTTTTATTAGTTATTGGTCTTGGAGGAGGACGTTTCGTTTACCGTTTCCTTAAGGACCAGACGGCACTAAGCACGGTTATCGGTGGTGCTGATATTTCCCTGAAAAACGTTCTTATCGTCGGCGCAGGAAGAGCAGGAGAAAAACTTCTTCGCGACATCAATGCAACCCCAGCACTAAAACTGAGAGTCGTTGGTTTCCTTGATGATGATAAATTTAAGCGCAATGCTCTTATTCACAATGTAAAAGTCTTTGGTGGAATTGAACAAATTCCCAACATGGTTAAAAACCATAATGTAGATAAAATCTTTATCGCGATTCCTTCTGCTAATAGTGAAGACGTCAAAAGAATTGTAAGTTTTTGTGAAGAGACAAAAGCAGAAATTAAAATTCTTCCGAAGATGAATCAGCTTCTTTCCCCACGAGTTGATATCTCTCTTCTTAGAAACCTGAATATTGAAGATCTTTTAGGTCGCGAGCAAGTCCAACTTGATATGCGCCACCTAAGCAATATGATCAGCGGTAAAGTTGTTCTCGTTACAGGTGCAGGTGGTTCAATTGGAAGTGAACTTTGTTTTCAAATTGCTAAATTTGATCCAGCTATGATCGTCATGGCCGACTACTGCGAACTCTTCATGTATGAACTTGAAATGAAGTTTAAAGACGAGCACCCAAATATCGCTTTCTTTCCAAAAATCCTCGATGTTAGACAGGCTGATAAAGTTGAAAAAGTCTTTACTGAGTATCATCCTCACCTGGTATTCCATGCGGCTGCTTACAAACATGTTCCGATGATGGAGCACAATCCGATGGAAGCGATTGAAACCAATATCAGAGGGACGAAAATTGTTGGTGAAGCTGCACTAAAATACAATGCAGAGAAATTCATCATGATTTCTACTGATAAAGCCGTAAATCCAACGAATGTTATGGGGGCTTCAAAACGAATTGCTGAAATGGTTATTACTGACCTTTCAAAGAGAAGTACGACGACAAAATTCATATCAGTTCGTTTCGGAAACGTTTTAGGAAGTAACGGTTCTGTTATTCCTCTTTTCAGAAAACAAATTGAAGAACGCAAAGACTTAACAGTTACTCACCCGGATATCATCCGCTACTTCATGTCCATTCCAGAAGCTTGTCAGCTCGTGTTGCAGGCCGGATCAATGGGGCAGGGAGGAGAGATCTTCGTTCTCGATATGGGAGCACCGGTTAAGATCGTTGATTTGGCAAAAGAGATGATTCGTTTGGCCGGGATGATTGAAGGTAAAGATATTAAGATTGTCTTCTCTGGGCTTCGTCCTGGAGAAAAACTATTTGAAGAACTCTTCAGCGATAAAGAAGCTTATGAACTTACTCATCACGGAAAAATCAGAAAGGCCTTATTTAGACCTCTGGAAGATTCATTCCATGTTAACCTTCAAAGCCTTTTAAGCCTGAATTCACCTGAAGCAGATACAGTTGTGTATATGGTAAAGGCATTGGTTCCAGAGTTTACTCACTTCCGCTTAAAGAAAGCAGAAGAAGAGGTTAAGGAAGCTCAACAGTAA
- a CDS encoding 2'-5' RNA ligase family protein: MFIIETKQFLALDAQSLNLDKSTFAKLRVSLKKKTDEFKFVDMDKLCIPLVHLPEIDIDLFKDKIDSIAQSTPPFDLKLSGLSAYPDLIQGRMIWIGVQNTRELRELQSQLEALFYPESEQEYKPTLPLVRMRNHHNVTDALSPYKSTKFPVLNAQKIILYEMTSGGAYPAIKPVLEFGLTVELP, encoded by the coding sequence TTGTTTATAATTGAAACGAAACAATTTCTGGCCCTTGATGCTCAGTCGTTGAACTTAGATAAAAGCACCTTTGCTAAACTTAGGGTCAGCCTGAAAAAGAAAACGGATGAGTTTAAGTTTGTCGATATGGATAAGCTTTGTATTCCTTTGGTTCATTTGCCTGAAATTGATATTGATCTCTTCAAAGACAAAATAGACTCTATCGCTCAAAGCACTCCCCCTTTTGATCTCAAACTCTCAGGTCTTTCGGCCTATCCTGATTTGATTCAAGGGCGCATGATTTGGATTGGAGTGCAAAATACAAGAGAATTAAGAGAGCTTCAAAGTCAGCTCGAAGCGCTTTTTTATCCAGAGAGTGAGCAAGAGTACAAGCCGACTCTCCCACTAGTGAGAATGAGAAATCATCACAATGTGACTGATGCTCTTTCGCCTTATAAATCGACTAAATTTCCTGTATTAAATGCACAAAAGATCATTCTATACGAAATGACTTCAGGTGGTGCCTACCCTGCAATTAAGCCTGTTCTGGAATTTGGTCTTACTGTTGAGCTTCCTTAA
- a CDS encoding ImmA/IrrE family metallo-endopeptidase: protein MKIYIAIALSLLISLPVSAQFIAFPEAEVRSILLMTPDQIKQFAHKKEIELFKFSDPIPSQSKDVAHAFLASLPEVDQELFGPYKEIFTGSTLGVYFSKHNSSIDLESDTILFSSEADRWTIAHEMGHALIDKNRPLEMKKDEGADIERLRNAKEDYEEIMNLYRNLGFFPGQSYMQRALQSIQVWTSLMLDMLYTYELEEVRIEKYLIGLYENKPGLKLDSHTYKRSFWYIGKNCTSAKAKVNLAVEVLEYFSSIVPVEFKDAHRSELLKHKKILDQHRKVIGELCL from the coding sequence ATGAAAATATATATCGCGATTGCCCTCTCTCTTCTGATTAGCCTTCCTGTGTCGGCCCAATTTATTGCTTTCCCTGAGGCCGAAGTCAGAAGCATTCTCCTCATGACACCCGATCAGATTAAGCAATTTGCTCATAAAAAAGAAATTGAACTCTTTAAATTTAGTGACCCTATCCCCTCTCAATCAAAGGATGTTGCCCATGCCTTCCTAGCAAGTTTGCCAGAAGTCGATCAGGAGCTTTTTGGGCCGTATAAGGAAATATTCACGGGCTCAACATTAGGAGTGTATTTTTCTAAGCACAACTCAAGCATTGATCTTGAAAGTGATACGATTCTCTTTTCAAGTGAAGCTGACCGCTGGACGATTGCTCATGAGATGGGGCATGCGCTCATAGATAAAAATAGACCGTTAGAGATGAAAAAAGATGAAGGCGCTGACATTGAACGCCTTCGTAATGCCAAGGAAGATTACGAAGAAATCATGAATCTTTATCGCAATCTTGGTTTTTTTCCTGGTCAGTCTTATATGCAAAGGGCACTTCAGTCGATTCAAGTTTGGACGAGTTTGATGCTTGATATGCTTTATACATATGAGCTGGAAGAGGTTCGCATTGAGAAATACCTTATTGGTCTTTATGAGAATAAGCCTGGGTTGAAGCTTGATTCACATACGTATAAGAGGAGTTTTTGGTATATTGGGAAGAATTGTACGAGTGCGAAGGCGAAAGTTAATCTAGCGGTTGAGGTGCTTGAGTATTTTTCTTCTATTGTTCCTGTCGAATTTAAGGATGCTCATCGGAGTGAGCTTTTAAAGCATAAGAAAATTTTAGATCAACATAGAAAAGTGATTGGGGAGCTTTGTTTATAA
- a CDS encoding methyl-accepting chemotaxis protein, which yields MKWRVFLPIIILVAVAFTAFSVLNFLNTKSTLEKMTYTSLEQESIKTSTEILTEVNKASIEVDNMAKIVQAWVDQKKLDRDTFSVHFNYWVNSNKFLKGAWADWVPGKFGDDEAKNGRFTLFWARDDKGVPVLQDPYKWEDVMNEPYFARPQEVKDLIMIDPYLDDVNGKKQLLTSISIPIYDKGDFLGVVGCDFGISSIQETFEKSRPFEKGLSRLITSSGKIAADIDSGNLNKPWPIEKEAIEIQEKMKRGEPFYLQSYEPFLKEEAVKYFRPVKMGRSPELWYYASVVPMSALKKESNNLFLYQVGGAVLVTIVIAALVWMMISSISKKIEAITENVASGATEVTKVSQVIAEAQKDLNAVSQEQAALLTQTTESVNQISVSITENSNKANESNQLLTECHEKGERGSAIVSEMVDSIVQIKDSNISMLKKMEENFEEINSIIQVINVIQEKTNVINDIVFQTKLLAFNASVEAARAGELGKGFSVVAEEVGNLANMSGKASKEITDIILDGSTQINRIIAQTKTSNEKMSADNMIIVEKGTVAAQKCGEVLSEIISGVQLASTKATEIKEGTNAQDREAKEINQAMKILEEASEKNMNVSGRISQTVVVLGEQSSGLNEQVDELNRIVKGG from the coding sequence ATGAAGTGGAGGGTTTTCCTTCCGATTATTATCCTGGTCGCTGTTGCTTTCACTGCTTTTAGCGTTCTCAACTTTCTCAACACTAAATCTACGCTCGAGAAAATGACTTACACATCTTTAGAGCAGGAGTCGATTAAGACTTCTACGGAAATCCTCACTGAGGTTAACAAAGCTTCTATCGAAGTCGACAACATGGCCAAGATCGTTCAGGCCTGGGTCGATCAAAAGAAACTCGACCGCGATACGTTTAGCGTTCATTTCAACTACTGGGTAAATTCCAATAAATTCCTTAAAGGTGCATGGGCAGACTGGGTCCCGGGAAAATTCGGTGATGACGAAGCCAAAAACGGCCGTTTCACGCTATTTTGGGCCCGCGATGATAAAGGAGTACCTGTTCTTCAAGACCCGTATAAATGGGAAGACGTGATGAATGAACCTTATTTCGCTAGACCTCAGGAAGTGAAGGACTTGATCATGATTGATCCTTACCTCGATGATGTAAACGGGAAGAAACAACTTCTCACTTCAATCAGTATTCCCATTTACGACAAGGGAGACTTTCTTGGCGTTGTTGGTTGTGATTTTGGAATCAGCTCCATTCAGGAAACATTCGAGAAGTCGCGCCCCTTTGAAAAAGGCCTTTCTCGACTTATCACGAGCAGTGGAAAGATTGCCGCAGATATTGATTCTGGCAATTTGAATAAACCATGGCCGATTGAAAAAGAAGCGATCGAAATTCAGGAAAAGATGAAAAGAGGTGAGCCTTTTTACCTTCAATCTTACGAGCCATTCTTAAAAGAAGAAGCCGTGAAGTATTTCCGCCCGGTAAAAATGGGACGCTCTCCTGAACTTTGGTATTATGCGAGTGTAGTTCCGATGAGTGCCCTGAAAAAAGAATCAAACAATCTCTTCCTTTATCAAGTCGGTGGTGCGGTCCTTGTAACGATCGTTATTGCTGCCCTGGTGTGGATGATGATTTCATCAATCAGTAAGAAGATTGAAGCGATCACTGAAAATGTTGCTTCAGGTGCAACTGAAGTGACGAAAGTGTCGCAGGTCATCGCCGAAGCTCAAAAAGATTTAAATGCTGTCAGCCAGGAGCAAGCGGCTCTCTTGACTCAAACAACTGAATCCGTAAATCAGATTTCTGTCTCAATTACTGAGAACTCAAATAAGGCCAATGAATCAAATCAACTCCTGACAGAATGTCATGAAAAGGGAGAGCGCGGTTCGGCCATTGTGTCTGAGATGGTTGATTCCATCGTGCAGATCAAAGACAGCAACATATCGATGCTAAAGAAAATGGAAGAGAACTTTGAAGAGATCAACAGCATCATTCAGGTTATCAACGTCATTCAAGAAAAGACCAACGTTATTAACGATATCGTTTTCCAGACAAAACTTCTGGCCTTTAACGCCTCTGTAGAAGCGGCGAGAGCAGGAGAGCTTGGAAAAGGGTTTTCGGTTGTAGCAGAAGAGGTTGGGAACCTGGCTAACATGTCAGGAAAGGCCTCAAAAGAAATCACAGACATTATCCTGGATGGATCGACTCAAATTAACCGCATTATTGCCCAGACGAAAACATCGAATGAAAAAATGTCTGCGGATAATATGATTATTGTAGAGAAAGGAACTGTGGCCGCACAGAAGTGTGGAGAGGTTCTTTCAGAAATCATTTCAGGCGTGCAATTGGCCTCGACTAAGGCGACTGAGATTAAAGAAGGAACAAATGCTCAGGATCGTGAGGCGAAAGAGATTAATCAGGCCATGAAGATTCTTGAAGAGGCTTCTGAGAAGAATATGAATGTGTCTGGGAGAATTTCGCAGACGGTGGTTGTGCTTGGTGAGCAGTCTAGTGGGTTGAATGAGCAGGTGGATGAGTTGAATAGGATTGTGAAGGGTGGATAG
- a CDS encoding sensor histidine kinase encodes MRKSIGFIFGYLTLNFFLYFSILSSLIFIEIEQKNQIASVSTQLVRENFLFTDFRTVKKDLAKITGENFSAVEAFDNTGAKIIDFSNEKTPFTIKIKKYIWSDSQHLHHKGTINYYFEIANLFGIALKPFLISLLFSLPLFLFFVRYTRNRETEKIEHEKSKALNKISLQISHDIRSPIATLHQILQASDNMNASDKKLFYEALLRIDNIADSHLKIRQKGIYEEKKIFNLRDLIKQISCEKNTEFKDLTIEIKMDNILIECSYFDLARIVSNLINNSYEAMISNKKICISAFQKSDETYLYIEDFGHGIPPAILQSIGKKEITNKKNGNGLGLMHAVEVLKSWNSRLEIIKTNDSGTIIEIVFPSTPSKNFLLDNDELVCLTWTTKAQRKNIQLEYSLEPNDFWEKIKAATQDSNFYIDSDLGGDLKGEVIAQKLYDLGFKNIYLTTGYEKENFNHMPFIKSVMSKAPPF; translated from the coding sequence ATGAGGAAGTCAATTGGTTTTATATTTGGATATTTAACACTTAACTTTTTTTTATATTTTTCAATATTATCGTCCCTCATTTTTATTGAAATTGAGCAGAAAAACCAAATTGCTTCAGTTTCAACACAACTTGTAAGAGAAAATTTTTTATTCACAGACTTTAGAACTGTAAAAAAAGACTTGGCTAAAATTACAGGAGAAAATTTTTCTGCTGTTGAGGCTTTTGATAATACAGGAGCAAAAATTATTGACTTCTCTAATGAGAAAACTCCTTTTACAATTAAGATCAAAAAATATATATGGTCTGACTCTCAACACTTGCATCATAAAGGTACGATAAATTATTATTTTGAGATCGCTAACTTATTCGGAATTGCACTAAAACCTTTCCTTATTTCCTTATTATTTAGTCTCCCCTTATTTTTGTTTTTTGTAAGATATACTCGCAACAGAGAAACAGAAAAAATAGAGCACGAAAAATCAAAAGCTTTGAATAAAATATCACTTCAAATATCTCATGACATTAGATCACCGATAGCAACCTTACACCAAATCCTTCAGGCCAGTGATAATATGAATGCCTCTGACAAAAAGCTTTTCTATGAAGCTTTATTAAGAATTGATAACATTGCTGACTCTCATTTAAAAATAAGACAAAAAGGCATTTACGAGGAAAAGAAAATTTTTAATTTAAGAGATCTTATTAAGCAAATCAGCTGCGAAAAGAACACTGAATTCAAAGATCTAACTATTGAGATCAAAATGGACAATATTTTAATTGAATGCTCATACTTCGACCTTGCTAGAATCGTTTCAAACTTAATTAACAACAGCTATGAAGCCATGATTTCAAATAAAAAAATTTGTATTTCGGCATTCCAAAAATCAGATGAAACATATCTTTACATTGAGGATTTTGGTCATGGAATTCCTCCAGCCATACTGCAATCTATAGGTAAAAAAGAAATTACAAACAAGAAGAATGGTAATGGCCTTGGCTTAATGCACGCAGTTGAAGTTTTAAAAAGTTGGAACTCTAGATTAGAGATTATTAAAACAAATGATTCAGGGACTATTATAGAGATTGTATTTCCCAGCACGCCATCTAAGAATTTTCTACTAGATAATGATGAACTGGTTTGCCTAACATGGACAACCAAAGCCCAAAGAAAGAATATTCAATTAGAGTATTCTTTAGAACCAAATGATTTTTGGGAAAAAATTAAAGCGGCTACTCAAGATTCAAATTTTTATATCGATTCTGATTTGGGTGGGGACTTAAAGGGTGAGGTAATAGCGCAAAAGCTTTATGACCTAGGATTTAAAAATATCTATCTAACAACAGGATACGAGAAAGAAAATTTTAACCATATGCCATTTATAAAATCTGTTATGTCTAAAGCTCCTCCTTTCTAA
- a CDS encoding YcaO-like family protein translates to MENQKKELIKWALKEFSTSLKIFEQRWNIFETQPYFDYRVELRIDEFLCKGRGVNTSKDLALTSALAEAIERYAIKFNSINSSNGISLHSNQSEARLNAKLELIERHYVMAYSLGHIENNNIHSLAYAQIAPTIKALNFFGVEFSFLKLNSEKYYTVLCQASGLQCKKPFGLCFGSATKISLEKAIEKSFFEALINTVAHINLNIQAISEDDFQKIISPKPEDHLALYSDVTFAKKYLTLARHQHGPLNTPLNEKFTIQEIFYPYSSLFPVFKASHPDALSAHWGYLNHPNNFNPSFPLVLP, encoded by the coding sequence ATGGAAAATCAAAAAAAAGAATTAATTAAATGGGCGCTAAAAGAATTTTCTACATCTTTAAAAATATTTGAACAAAGATGGAATATATTTGAAACCCAGCCATACTTTGACTACAGAGTCGAACTTAGGATTGATGAATTCTTATGTAAAGGAAGAGGCGTTAATACATCTAAGGATCTTGCGCTAACTTCTGCCCTTGCTGAAGCTATCGAAAGATATGCAATAAAATTTAATTCTATAAATAGTTCTAATGGTATTTCCTTACATTCTAATCAAAGCGAGGCACGGCTTAACGCAAAATTAGAATTAATTGAAAGGCACTATGTTATGGCTTATTCACTAGGACACATCGAAAATAACAACATTCATTCGTTAGCGTATGCCCAAATAGCACCAACAATTAAAGCCTTAAATTTTTTTGGAGTCGAATTTAGTTTTCTAAAATTAAATTCTGAAAAATATTATACGGTTTTATGTCAAGCTTCTGGCCTACAATGCAAAAAGCCTTTTGGGCTCTGTTTTGGTTCAGCAACCAAGATATCTCTAGAAAAAGCAATTGAAAAAAGCTTCTTCGAGGCATTAATCAATACTGTCGCGCATATTAATCTAAATATCCAAGCTATTAGCGAAGATGATTTTCAAAAAATTATATCCCCTAAGCCTGAGGACCATCTCGCATTGTACTCCGATGTAACATTTGCTAAAAAGTATCTCACTCTAGCTCGCCATCAGCATGGGCCTTTAAACACTCCTTTAAACGAAAAATTCACAATTCAAGAAATTTTTTATCCATACTCATCTTTATTCCCAGTTTTCAAAGCATCCCATCCTGACGCCTTGTCTGCACATTGGGGCTACCTTAATCATCCAAACAATTTCAATCCCTCATTTCCCCTGGTGCTCCCATGA